One genomic region from Bradyrhizobium icense encodes:
- a CDS encoding tyrosine-type recombinase/integrase: protein MPRKLPPHVERNQVKGHTYLSFRRGKGPRVRLPNDPTSEEFMAAYQAALLGQSAPVRDRLAPAAPGTIAALIASYMRSAEYIGLRDTSKTGYISRLETLRTEHGHRTVAGLSRERIVTGILQPYADRPGAALDTLKKLRILIRHAINIGWLKHDPSLGIKRPKIKKIRSWTDDEIEQFKKRWPLGTKQRTAFHLFLNLGQRRSDVVRMAQTHITPERKIRIKQQKTGRELLIPLHRDTVEALDAYDMQHVVIITTAYGKSFTVDGFSGWMRDAISEAGLPLDCKPHGLRKAAGRLLAEAGATAKMIMSVLGHTTLAEAERYTEEADQAGLAEDAVIKLEGHKANRIAQTTSVGLGKTPKTRGKSDRKE, encoded by the coding sequence ATGCCCCGCAAGCTGCCACCTCACGTTGAGCGCAATCAAGTCAAGGGCCATACATATCTATCGTTTCGTCGCGGCAAAGGACCTCGTGTTCGTTTGCCGAACGATCCCACAAGCGAGGAATTCATGGCGGCCTACCAAGCCGCACTGCTAGGCCAGTCCGCGCCGGTTCGAGATCGGCTTGCACCGGCCGCGCCAGGCACCATTGCTGCGCTCATTGCGTCCTACATGAGGAGCGCCGAATACATTGGCCTCCGTGATACGAGCAAGACGGGCTACATTAGCCGCCTTGAGACGCTCCGCACCGAACACGGTCATCGCACCGTTGCCGGGCTCTCGCGCGAGCGCATCGTTACTGGCATTCTTCAGCCCTATGCGGATCGCCCCGGTGCGGCACTCGATACTCTGAAGAAGCTTCGGATCCTGATCCGTCACGCGATCAACATCGGATGGCTGAAGCATGATCCGTCATTGGGAATCAAGCGGCCGAAGATCAAAAAAATTCGATCATGGACCGATGACGAAATTGAGCAATTCAAAAAGCGCTGGCCGCTTGGCACCAAGCAGCGCACGGCATTTCACCTTTTCCTCAATTTGGGTCAGCGCCGCTCTGACGTAGTACGGATGGCGCAGACGCACATCACGCCAGAACGGAAGATCAGGATAAAGCAGCAGAAGACCGGGCGCGAGCTTCTCATCCCGTTGCATCGGGACACCGTTGAAGCGCTCGACGCTTATGACATGCAACACGTCGTGATCATTACGACTGCTTACGGCAAGTCCTTCACGGTCGATGGTTTTAGTGGATGGATGCGGGACGCTATCTCGGAGGCCGGACTGCCTCTCGATTGCAAGCCGCATGGGCTTCGGAAAGCCGCCGGACGTTTGCTCGCCGAAGCCGGCGCAACGGCCAAGATGATCATGTCTGTCCTCGGACACACGACACTTGCTGAAGCTGAGCGCTATACGGAAGAGGCTGATCAGGCGGGCCTCGCCGAAGACGCAGTGATCAAGCTTGAAGGACACAAGGCGAACAGGATTGCCCAAACCACTTCCGTGGGTTTGGGGAAAACGCCAAAAACGAGAGGAAAATCAGATCGAAAGGAGTGA
- the rpoH gene encoding RNA polymerase sigma factor RpoH yields the protein MARTATLPVLNGESGLSRYLAEIRKFPMLEPQQEYMLAKRWREHDDRDAAHHLVTSHLRLVAKIAMGYRGYGLPISEVVSEGNVGLMQAVKRFEPEKGFRLATYAMWWIKASIQEYILRSWSLVKMGTTANQKKLFFNLRKAKSKISALDEGDLHPDQVKLIAKRLGVTDQDVIDMNRRLGGDASLNAPIRDDGEAGEWQDWLVDNSPNQEAVMAEHEEFDHRRRALNGAIGVLNPRERRIFEARRLAEEPMTLEDLAAEFGVSRERVRQIEVRAFEKVQSAVKGTIARQEAELEAAH from the coding sequence ATGGCCCGTACAGCTACGTTGCCGGTTCTCAATGGAGAATCCGGTCTCTCTAGATACCTCGCCGAGATTCGCAAATTTCCGATGCTGGAACCCCAGCAGGAATACATGCTCGCCAAACGCTGGCGCGAGCATGACGATCGCGACGCGGCGCATCACCTTGTCACCAGCCATCTCCGGCTCGTGGCCAAGATCGCCATGGGCTATCGCGGCTACGGCTTGCCGATCTCTGAGGTCGTCTCAGAGGGCAATGTCGGCCTGATGCAGGCGGTCAAGCGATTCGAGCCCGAGAAGGGTTTTCGTCTCGCCACCTACGCCATGTGGTGGATCAAGGCCTCGATTCAAGAGTACATTCTGCGTTCGTGGTCGCTCGTGAAAATGGGAACCACCGCGAACCAGAAGAAGCTGTTCTTCAACCTGCGCAAGGCGAAGAGCAAGATCTCCGCGCTGGACGAGGGTGATCTCCACCCCGATCAGGTGAAGCTGATTGCCAAGCGCCTCGGCGTGACGGATCAGGACGTGATCGACATGAACCGCCGTCTCGGCGGCGATGCGTCGCTCAACGCGCCGATCCGCGACGACGGCGAAGCCGGCGAATGGCAGGACTGGCTGGTCGATAACTCGCCCAACCAGGAAGCCGTGATGGCCGAGCACGAGGAGTTCGATCATCGCCGTCGGGCGCTGAACGGCGCCATCGGCGTGCTCAACCCGCGCGAACGCCGCATCTTCGAGGCGCGGCGCCTGGCGGAAGAGCCGATGACGCTGGAAGACCTCGCCGCCGAATTCGGCGTCTCGCGCGAACGCGTGCGGCAGATCGAGGTCCGCGCGTTCGAAAAGGTGCAGTCGGCCGTCAAGGGCACGATTGCCCGACAGGAAGCCGAACTCGAAGCCGCGCACTAA
- a CDS encoding RluA family pseudouridine synthase codes for MQDSLEHDPEKWKPVFDQDHASNMKEQGSSNSGQRLEVTVGGVEGSPRLDRVLAVLRPELSRSRLKALILAGSVTARGTPIRDPAYHVARGDTITIDVPEAAAPEPLGEDIALDIVYEDDDIIVIDKPKGLVVHPAAGHESGTLVNALIAHCGASLSGIGGVRRPGIVHRLDKDTTGLMVVAKNDHAHQSLTAQFSDHGRTGPMQRGYMAFIWGVPNRQRGTVAAPIDRHPYAREKMAVRQSGREAVTHWELQAAYQGRDGKPVASLLACQLETGRTHQIRVHLAHIGHPLMGDAVYGPHFKTKAGRLGPEGQAALAALGRQALHAYLLALEHPRTGELLHWEAPLPEDLILLQSALEAAL; via the coding sequence ATGCAGGACTCTTTAGAGCATGATCCGGAAAAGTGGAAACCGGTTTTCGATCAGGATCATGCGTCAAACATGAAGGAACAGGGATCATCAAATAGCGGTCAAAGGCTGGAGGTTACCGTCGGCGGCGTAGAGGGATCACCCCGCCTCGACCGCGTGCTCGCGGTGCTCCGCCCGGAACTGTCGCGCTCGCGGCTGAAAGCGCTGATCCTGGCCGGCTCCGTCACCGCCCGGGGCACCCCCATCCGCGACCCCGCTTATCATGTCGCGCGCGGGGATACGATCACAATCGACGTCCCCGAAGCCGCGGCGCCGGAGCCCTTGGGCGAAGATATCGCGCTCGACATCGTCTATGAGGACGACGACATCATCGTCATCGACAAGCCGAAGGGGCTGGTCGTGCATCCGGCCGCCGGCCACGAAAGCGGCACGCTGGTAAATGCCTTGATCGCGCATTGCGGCGCCAGCCTTTCCGGCATTGGCGGCGTACGCCGTCCGGGCATCGTGCACCGGCTCGACAAGGACACGACGGGCCTGATGGTGGTCGCCAAGAACGACCACGCCCATCAATCGCTGACCGCGCAATTTTCCGATCACGGCCGCACCGGTCCGATGCAGCGCGGCTACATGGCCTTCATCTGGGGCGTACCCAACCGCCAGCGCGGCACGGTCGCAGCCCCAATCGACCGGCATCCCTATGCACGCGAAAAAATGGCGGTGCGCCAAAGCGGCCGCGAGGCCGTCACCCATTGGGAATTGCAGGCGGCCTATCAGGGACGCGACGGCAAGCCGGTCGCTTCCCTCCTCGCCTGCCAGCTCGAGACCGGACGGACCCATCAGATCCGGGTGCATCTTGCCCATATCGGCCACCCCTTGATGGGCGATGCCGTCTATGGCCCGCACTTCAAGACCAAGGCCGGCCGCCTTGGCCCCGAGGGCCAGGCGGCGCTGGCCGCCCTCGGCCGGCAGGCTCTGCACGCCTATCTGCTCGCCCTGGAGCACCCCCGGACGGGAGAACTTCTGCATTGGGAAGCGCCCCTGCCGGAGGATCTCATCCTCCTGCAGAGCGCCCTGGAAGCGGCCCTATGA
- the traA gene encoding Ti-type conjugative transfer relaxase TraA has translation MAIYHLHVKVIGRKSGSSAVASAAYRSGSRLRDERLDRAQDFSAKRGVVHSEVLLPENAPEAWRDRERLWNDVEAFEVRKDAQLAREVEFSLPREMTQAQGIELARDFAQAEFVARGMMADLNVHWDMAEDGTPKPHAHVMLTMRAVDENGFGQKVRDWNRTEMVERWRERWAELANERLAELDIDARIDHRSLDAQRIALEPQSQIGAPAKRIEDRRIEGEGIEADRAEMHREIARGNGARIIADPSVALDAITHQQSTFTRRDMAKFAHRHSDGMDQFNEVMGAMRGAPDLVELGKDARGEDRFTTRAMIEAEQRLHRAAELMAERDRHGVRGATREAALARAEQRGLILSGEQVDALAHITDGRDLGVVVGHAGTGKSAMLGVARETWEAAGYEVRGVALSGIAAENLESGSGIASRTIASMEHGWEQGRDLLTTRDVLVIDEAGMVGTRQLERVLSHAAEAGAKVVLVGDPAQLQAIEAGAAFRSIHERHGGAEIGEVRRQREDWQREATRDLATGRTGNALEAYHSHRMVHGAQTREQARGDLIDRWDRDRQAAPERSRIILTHTNDEVRALNEAARERMRAAGDLGDDVRLTVERGERHFASGDRVMFLQNERGLGVKNGTLGTIEQVDAQSMAVRTDDGRSVRFDLKDYSRIDQGYAATIHKAQGMTVDRTHVLATPGMDAHGSYVALSRHRDGVDLHYGRDDFASQDRLTRTLSRDRAKDMASDYERADPAQNYAERRGITFRERVAEIVRKVVPERVRNMFGGLRPSAEVVPGTDSARRPQREAPERKAAEDLEAALRKARTKALIRHARSVNAIFDMQERGGKASPEQVEELQEAREAFEEVRPYGSYDAEAAYKKNPELALEAASGNSARAIRALQLESELRTDPGRRADRFVEHWQKLEQASQRQYQAGDISGYKKTRLAMGDMAKGLERDPQLESILANRKKDLGIAFDSGRRLGQELAFTHGIDIGRGRSIGI, from the coding sequence ATGGCGATCTATCATCTTCACGTCAAGGTCATTGGCCGCAAATCTGGCTCAAGCGCGGTGGCGTCGGCCGCCTACCGCTCAGGCTCGCGGCTGCGCGACGAGCGGCTCGACCGTGCCCAAGACTTTTCCGCCAAGCGCGGCGTCGTCCATTCCGAGGTGCTGCTGCCGGAGAACGCGCCGGAGGCCTGGCGCGACCGAGAACGGCTGTGGAACGATGTCGAAGCCTTCGAGGTCAGGAAGGATGCGCAGCTCGCCCGCGAGGTCGAATTCTCGCTTCCCCGCGAGATGACCCAGGCTCAGGGCATCGAGCTCGCCCGCGACTTCGCGCAGGCGGAGTTCGTGGCTCGGGGCATGATGGCCGATCTCAACGTGCATTGGGACATGGCCGAGGACGGCACGCCCAAACCTCATGCCCATGTCATGCTGACCATGCGCGCGGTGGACGAGAACGGTTTTGGCCAGAAGGTGCGAGACTGGAACCGCACCGAGATGGTGGAGCGCTGGCGCGAACGCTGGGCAGAGCTTGCCAATGAGCGGCTGGCCGAACTCGACATCGACGCGCGTATCGACCATCGCAGCCTCGATGCACAGCGCATCGCACTGGAGCCGCAAAGCCAGATCGGTGCGCCCGCCAAACGTATCGAGGATCGGCGCATCGAGGGCGAAGGGATAGAGGCCGATCGCGCCGAGATGCACCGGGAGATCGCGCGCGGCAATGGCGCGCGGATCATCGCCGATCCTTCGGTTGCATTGGACGCGATCACGCATCAACAATCGACCTTCACGCGCCGCGACATGGCGAAGTTCGCGCACCGGCATAGCGACGGGATGGACCAGTTCAACGAGGTCATGGGCGCGATGCGCGGAGCGCCCGATCTGGTCGAGCTCGGCAAGGACGCTCGCGGCGAAGATCGCTTCACCACGCGCGCCATGATCGAGGCGGAGCAGCGCCTGCACCGCGCCGCCGAACTGATGGCCGAACGGGATCGCCATGGGGTACGTGGCGCGACCCGCGAAGCCGCTTTGGCGAGAGCTGAACAGCGTGGACTTATTCTGTCCGGCGAGCAGGTCGACGCGCTGGCGCATATCACGGATGGGCGCGATCTCGGCGTCGTCGTCGGCCATGCCGGGACCGGCAAGAGCGCGATGCTGGGCGTAGCGCGGGAGACCTGGGAGGCGGCGGGCTATGAGGTCCGGGGCGTGGCACTTTCCGGCATCGCGGCGGAAAACCTCGAAAGTGGATCGGGCATTGCGTCGCGCACCATTGCCAGCATGGAGCATGGCTGGGAACAAGGCCGCGACTTGCTCACGACCCGCGATGTGCTGGTGATCGACGAGGCCGGCATGGTCGGCACGCGCCAGCTGGAGCGGGTGCTATCCCATGCGGCAGAGGCCGGTGCAAAAGTGGTGCTGGTCGGAGATCCCGCCCAGTTGCAAGCCATCGAAGCCGGCGCGGCGTTCCGGTCGATCCATGAGCGTCATGGCGGCGCGGAAATCGGCGAGGTCCGCCGTCAACGGGAGGACTGGCAGCGGGAGGCCACACGCGATCTTGCGACCGGCAGGACCGGCAATGCGCTTGAGGCCTATCACTCTCACCGCATGGTGCATGGGGCCCAAACCCGGGAGCAGGCGCGCGGCGATTTGATCGATCGTTGGGACCGCGACCGGCAGGCCGCGCCGGAGCGCAGCCGGATCATCCTCACCCATACCAACGACGAGGTGCGCGCCCTCAATGAGGCTGCCCGGGAGCGGATGCGGGCAGCAGGCGATCTTGGGGATGACGTGCGCCTGACGGTCGAACGCGGCGAGCGCCACTTCGCCAGCGGAGACCGCGTCATGTTCCTGCAAAATGAGCGCGGCCTTGGCGTGAAGAACGGCACGCTGGGAACCATCGAACAGGTCGACGCGCAATCCATGGCCGTGCGGACCGATGACGGCCGATCCGTTCGCTTCGATCTGAAGGACTATAGCCGGATCGATCAGGGCTATGCCGCGACCATCCACAAGGCGCAGGGCATGACGGTAGACCGTACCCATGTGCTGGCGACGCCGGGTATGGATGCCCATGGCAGCTATGTCGCGCTGTCACGGCACCGCGACGGCGTGGACCTGCATTATGGCCGCGACGATTTTGCCAGTCAGGACCGGCTCACCCGAACTCTGTCGCGCGACCGGGCTAAGGACATGGCCTCGGACTACGAACGTGCCGATCCGGCCCAAAACTATGCCGAGCGGCGTGGGATCACCTTCCGCGAGCGCGTGGCCGAGATTGTGCGCAAGGTCGTGCCTGAGAGGGTGCGCAACATGTTCGGTGGCCTGCGCCCGTCTGCCGAAGTTGTGCCTGGCACGGACAGCGCCCGGAGGCCGCAACGGGAAGCGCCGGAAAGGAAGGCGGCGGAAGACCTGGAAGCGGCTCTGCGCAAGGCCCGCACGAAGGCGCTCATCCGTCATGCCCGAAGCGTGAATGCGATCTTCGATATGCAGGAGCGAGGCGGCAAGGCGAGCCCCGAGCAGGTGGAAGAATTGCAGGAGGCTCGCGAGGCCTTCGAGGAGGTGCGGCCCTATGGCTCGTACGATGCCGAAGCTGCCTACAAGAAGAACCCGGAACTCGCCCTTGAAGCCGCTTCGGGCAACTCCGCCCGCGCCATCCGCGCGCTTCAGCTCGAATCCGAACTGCGCACCGATCCGGGCCGCCGCGCCGACCGTTTCGTAGAGCACTGGCAGAAGCTCGAGCAGGCCAGCCAGCGCCAGTACCAGGCTGGCGACATATCCGGTTACAAGAAAACGCGCTTGGCGATGGGTGACATGGCGAAGGGCCTCGAGCGCGATCCGCAACTGGAATCCATCCTCGCCAATCGCAAGAAAGACCTCGGCATCGCATTCGATTCAGGCCGCCGGCTCGGCCAGGAATTGGCCTTCACCCACGGCATCGACATCGGCAGAGGCCGGAGCATCGGAATTTGA
- a CDS encoding conjugal transfer protein TraD, with protein MRTWQVERRKRTRHLIELGGLVVKAGIVDLTGDDRAMIYGALLWMAEKLKSDRHEQARALWAAKGKRAFEAGLATHKGTDRTGPAVHR; from the coding sequence ATGCGCACCTGGCAGGTCGAGCGCCGCAAGCGAACACGGCACCTGATCGAACTCGGCGGCCTCGTCGTGAAGGCCGGGATCGTGGACCTGACCGGCGACGACCGTGCCATGATCTACGGCGCGCTGCTCTGGATGGCTGAAAAGCTCAAAAGCGATCGCCACGAACAGGCGCGGGCACTTTGGGCGGCAAAGGGGAAACGGGCGTTCGAGGCCGGCCTGGCGACACACAAGGGGACAGATCGAACTGGTCCAGCAGTTCATCGTTGA
- a CDS encoding helix-turn-helix transcriptional regulator, with amino-acid sequence MRQPDRIIRLKTVLARTGLSRSTLYRKIAEGTFPPQIKISVNGSGWHESDINRWIADPVAWRPKHESDAG; translated from the coding sequence ATGCGCCAACCGGACCGTATCATCCGCCTGAAGACCGTCCTCGCCCGGACCGGGCTGTCCCGGTCCACCCTCTACCGCAAGATCGCCGAGGGCACGTTCCCGCCGCAGATCAAGATCAGCGTCAACGGGAGCGGCTGGCATGAATCCGACATCAACCGCTGGATTGCCGATCCCGTCGCATGGCGCCCGAAGCACGAGTCAGATGCGGGCTGA
- a CDS encoding IS630 family transposase (programmed frameshift), with translation MAKPLSMDLRERVLACIGGGVSGRQAAERFGVSAASVSRWRTREREQGDAQPRAQGGDRKSHRIDAHHATIVALLKASPDITIEELRDSLSKQGLSFGYGTIRRFFERHKITRKKKTAHATEQDRPDVLTRRQAWRESQGKLDRDRLVFIDETWASTNMARTHGRCLRGERLRASVPHGHWKTTTCVAALTTRGIIAPWVLDGPINRDAFETYIEKVLVPELPDDAIVIMDNLSSHKGPRIREMIEAAGATLLYLPPYSPDFNPIENAFAKLKASLRKAAERTVGGLWDAIGRTVDTYTPAESTNYFTAAGYLQPDRLTL, from the exons ATGGCGAAACCGCTGTCGATGGATCTGCGCGAACGTGTGCTGGCCTGTATTGGAGGCGGCGTTTCAGGCCGGCAGGCTGCTGAGCGATTTGGCGTCAGCGCGGCGAGCGTAAGCCGCTGGCGAACGCGCGAGCGGGAGCAAGGCGATGCCCAGCCGAGAGCTCAGGGCGGCGATCGCAAGTCCCACCGGATTGATGCCCATCATGCGACGATCGTGGCTCTGCTCAAGGCCTCACCCGACATCACCATCGAGGAATTGCGTGATAGCTTGAGCAAACAAGGCTTGTCCTTTGGTTATGGCACGATCCGACGCTTCTTCGAGCGGCACAAGATCACGCGTA AAAAAAAGACCGCCCATGCCACAGAGCAAGATCGCCCGGATGTCTTGACGCGACGCCAGGCCTGGCGCGAGAGCCAGGGCAAGCTCGACCGGGATCGGCTCGTCTTCATCGACGAGACCTGGGCATCGACCAACATGGCGCGAACACATGGTCGATGTCTGCGCGGAGAACGCCTGCGGGCCAGCGTTCCTCACGGCCACTGGAAAACAACAACCTGCGTCGCCGCCCTCACCACGCGCGGCATCATCGCGCCCTGGGTGCTCGATGGTCCCATCAATCGCGATGCCTTTGAAACCTACATCGAAAAGGTGCTCGTCCCCGAGCTCCCGGACGACGCTATTGTCATCATGGACAACCTCTCCAGCCACAAAGGGCCCCGCATACGTGAGATGATCGAGGCAGCTGGCGCGACGCTTCTCTACCTTCCGCCCTACAGCCCCGACTTCAACCCGATCGAAAACGCCTTCGCCAAGCTCAAAGCAAGCTTGCGAAAGGCCGCCGAACGCACCGTCGGCGGCCTTTGGGATGCTATCGGGCGCACCGTCGACACCTACACGCCAGCAGAATCCACAAACTACTTCACCGCCGCCGGCTACTTGCAACCTGATAGGCTAACGCTCTAA
- a CDS encoding conjugal transfer protein TraD, translating to MRKPRDFDSELKALDDKAKELKTRKVRQLGELVIATGADTLTANELAGALIVLAETKEAGRREAWARRGAAFFQGRARRSAPATNRDTDGAAAQPSGAQPVSGRKGAT from the coding sequence ATGCGCAAGCCGAGGGACTTTGACTCGGAACTGAAAGCGCTCGACGATAAGGCCAAAGAGCTGAAGACCCGAAAGGTAAGGCAGCTCGGCGAACTCGTCATCGCCACCGGGGCAGACACACTCACCGCCAATGAACTGGCGGGTGCGCTGATTGTGCTGGCCGAGACCAAAGAGGCCGGTAGGAGGGAGGCATGGGCCAGGCGCGGGGCCGCGTTCTTTCAGGGACGGGCGCGGCGATCTGCACCGGCAACTAACCGCGACACGGACGGCGCTGCGGCGCAACCGAGCGGCGCGCAACCGGTATCAGGCCGCAAGGGCGCGACATGA
- a CDS encoding Bug family tripartite tricarboxylate transporter substrate binding protein, whose product MKLSGRLWLLKLAILGALSISAAPVALAQADSYPSRALRIVVGFAPGGSNDIIARLLADKLNRSLGQPVIVENKPGAGGAVAASFVKSQPADGYTLLVGATGAMVVGPAIGAPASYETLADFQPVSMLGTSPLVLVVSATAPHKTLKDLVAWSKANPSTANYASASPTFTLAAELLKLRSGASMQRVSYRGSNDAVLAVLGNQVTAAICDPLPAIPLLKDGKLRALAVTSTIRLPELPDVPTTAEAGVTGAEAAFWTGLFVPKNTPKEIVDRLEAEVRTAMQDADVRQKLRSLATDAASSSPAEFTDRIKADLKAWSDVAKVANVTFN is encoded by the coding sequence ATGAAGCTTTCCGGGCGTTTGTGGTTACTCAAGCTTGCGATTCTGGGTGCCCTCAGCATATCCGCCGCTCCAGTGGCCCTCGCGCAAGCTGACTCCTATCCCAGCCGGGCGCTTCGCATTGTCGTAGGGTTCGCCCCCGGAGGAAGCAACGACATCATTGCGCGCCTACTCGCCGACAAGCTCAACAGATCTCTGGGCCAGCCGGTCATCGTCGAAAACAAGCCCGGCGCCGGCGGCGCCGTGGCAGCAAGCTTTGTGAAGAGCCAGCCGGCCGACGGATATACGCTGCTTGTCGGCGCAACAGGCGCCATGGTCGTCGGCCCTGCCATCGGCGCGCCGGCGTCCTATGAAACTCTGGCCGACTTCCAGCCCGTCAGTATGCTCGGGACGTCTCCGCTCGTGCTCGTGGTAAGTGCCACGGCGCCGCACAAGACCCTGAAGGATCTGGTCGCATGGTCGAAGGCCAATCCATCGACGGCAAACTATGCGAGCGCTTCGCCAACCTTCACGCTGGCGGCGGAGCTGTTGAAGCTGCGATCCGGGGCTTCGATGCAGCGCGTCTCCTATCGTGGAAGCAACGATGCAGTGCTCGCGGTTCTGGGTAACCAGGTTACTGCGGCCATATGCGATCCTTTGCCGGCGATCCCGCTGCTGAAGGACGGCAAATTGCGTGCGCTTGCAGTCACGTCTACCATCAGGCTTCCGGAGTTGCCTGACGTGCCGACCACTGCCGAAGCGGGTGTTACAGGCGCTGAGGCAGCTTTCTGGACAGGTCTCTTCGTGCCCAAGAACACGCCGAAAGAAATAGTAGACCGACTGGAAGCCGAGGTGCGAACCGCGATGCAGGATGCGGACGTCAGACAAAAGTTGCGGTCGCTAGCAACGGATGCAGCAAGCAGCTCGCCGGCCGAATTCACCGACCGCATCAAGGCGGACTTGAAGGCATGGAGCGATGTGGCCAAGGTAGCGAATGTTACTTTCAATTGA
- a CDS encoding N-acetylmuramoyl-L-alanine amidase, producing the protein MNLRLLTLALAAHALSASAAAQTPDLAAISRSAGTPDIPGLKMVWLAPWGDLAKAHPWRNIIVHQTEGPAGSARGGALAQSKNPTRRGVMVWVETDGTVYWAVGEHLVPTHGDGANRNDNRYIDNGSTYRQVVGSNSVGVEFAGNYPDVTRGPTDAQIAAWRILVKVLRARYGIPLDRVYAHNWIDYKDARYCEGCALAKMAREWGE; encoded by the coding sequence ATGAATCTTCGTTTGCTCACGCTGGCGCTTGCCGCCCATGCACTTTCGGCTTCCGCCGCCGCGCAAACGCCCGATCTCGCCGCGATCTCGCGGTCGGCGGGCACGCCGGATATTCCCGGCTTGAAGATGGTCTGGCTGGCGCCATGGGGCGATCTCGCAAAGGCCCATCCCTGGCGCAACATCATCGTGCATCAGACCGAAGGGCCGGCCGGCTCCGCGCGCGGCGGCGCGCTGGCGCAATCGAAGAACCCGACCCGGCGCGGCGTCATGGTCTGGGTCGAGACCGACGGCACGGTGTACTGGGCAGTCGGCGAACATCTCGTTCCTACCCATGGCGACGGCGCCAACCGCAACGACAACAGATACATCGACAACGGGTCGACCTATCGCCAGGTGGTCGGCAGCAATTCGGTCGGCGTCGAATTCGCCGGCAATTATCCGGACGTGACGCGGGGCCCGACGGATGCGCAAATCGCGGCGTGGCGTATTCTGGTGAAGGTGCTGCGCGCGCGTTACGGCATTCCGCTCGATCGCGTCTATGCGCACAACTGGATCGACTACAAGGACGCCCGCTATTGCGAGGGCTGCGCCCTGGCAAAGATGGCGCGGGAGTGGGGTGAGTAG
- a CDS encoding Bug family tripartite tricarboxylate transporter substrate binding protein gives MVGEKLGDALGKAVVTDNRPGAGGTTGLIGLARSTADGHTLGVGATGALVINPHVPELGLNFNPLRELTPIAKLIDIPLVLVTHPGSGFRTLPEMISQSKDRSGGIAFGSTGTNSSQHLSVELLKKATGANLVHVPYRGSAPAMTDLLGEQIQMASVDLTSAAAHIKAGKVIALAVTSSKRVELAPEIPTIAQSAVPGFDVSAWMGMFGPAGLAATIVEQVSGHLRTALSDDAFRSRVRNLACVEAFLGPHEFSEFLERESTKMRALVQSG, from the coding sequence ATGGTCGGCGAGAAGCTTGGCGACGCCCTTGGCAAAGCCGTGGTGACCGACAATCGGCCCGGAGCCGGCGGCACGACAGGTCTCATTGGGCTCGCGCGCTCGACGGCGGATGGGCATACCCTGGGAGTCGGGGCGACAGGTGCCTTGGTCATCAATCCGCACGTTCCCGAGCTCGGACTGAATTTCAATCCGCTGCGAGAGCTGACGCCGATCGCAAAGCTCATCGACATTCCGCTCGTTCTGGTGACGCACCCCGGGTCGGGATTCCGCACCTTGCCGGAAATGATTTCACAGTCGAAAGATAGATCGGGCGGTATTGCCTTCGGATCGACCGGGACCAATTCGTCGCAACATCTGTCGGTCGAGCTCTTGAAGAAGGCTACTGGCGCAAACCTCGTGCATGTGCCCTACCGTGGGAGCGCGCCGGCGATGACCGACCTGCTCGGCGAACAAATCCAAATGGCCTCCGTCGATCTGACTTCGGCGGCGGCGCATATCAAGGCCGGCAAGGTGATCGCCCTCGCAGTCACTTCGTCGAAGCGCGTCGAGCTGGCGCCGGAAATTCCAACAATCGCGCAGAGCGCTGTTCCGGGATTCGACGTCAGCGCGTGGATGGGGATGTTCGGTCCCGCAGGACTCGCGGCAACGATCGTCGAGCAAGTGTCCGGCCATTTGCGGACAGCACTGTCCGATGACGCATTCCGCTCGCGCGTCCGAAATCTTGCGTGCGTCGAGGCTTTCCTCGGCCCGCATGAGTTCAGCGAATTCCTGGAGCGGGAATCCACAAAGATGCGGGCCCTGGTCCAGAGCGGCTAG